One Stenotrophomonas maltophilia R551-3 genomic window, CCTGGAGCTGCTGCAGAGCGTGCTGGGCAAGCGCCTGGGCCTGCAGCACGTGACCGGTGAGCTGCGCCTGCCGCCGGATGCCGGCCGCCTGCGTGCGCGCCTGCACCAGCTGGAAGTGATTCGCAGCGAGCAGGCCGATGAAGACGGCTGGCTGCTGCAGGTCGACCTGCCGATCGCCGAAGCCGAAAAGCTGGCCGCCAGTGTCGACGGCGCGCCGATCAGGGCGCTGCTGCCGGAGAAACTGCCGGAGTGGTGAGGTAGCGCCGGGCTAGGCCCGGCTGCTGTCATTGCGGTGGCCCGCGACATCCGGCTGTCATCTGCGGTACAACGTGCAGGTTCTTCACCCCACCGTCATGCCGATGTCCATTCCCACCGACGCTGAACTCAATGCCCAGTCCGCCGCGCTCGGGCAGCGCCTGCAGCAGGCCTCGCTGCAGCTGGTGACCGCTGAAAGCTGCAGTGGCGGCTGGATCGCCAAGTGCATGACCGACATCGCCGGTTCCTCGGCGTTCTTCGACTGCGGCATGGTGGTCTACAGCTACGAGGCCAAGCAGCGCCTGCTCGGCGTGCGCGCGCAGACGCTGGAGCAGTTTGGTGCGGTCAGCCGCGAAACCGTGCTGGAGATGGTGTCCGGTGCGCTGGTCAACTCTGGCGCCGGCATTGCCGTGGCGGTGACCGGTATCGCTGGCCCTGGTGGCGGCAGCCCTGACAAGCCGGTCGGCAGCGTCTGGATCGGCTGGAAGCGCCGTGGTGGTTACGCCCGCGCCGAATTGTTCCAGTTCGATGGCGACCGCGAAGCCATCCGCCGGCAAACCGTGGCCGCGGCATTGCGCGGTATCGACGCCCAGCTGTGACATGCTGCTCCGGTAATCGTCCGGAGCACGCATGATGTGGGAAACGCTGGGCACGGTCCGTGACCTGGGCCGACTGCAGGAAATCGCCGTCGTCCTGATCCGCTATGGCTTCGGCGACGTGGTGCGGCGCATCGGCCTGGCCACGGTGCTGGAACGGGCAGGGCGCCTGCTGCACTGGAACGAAGAGCGCCAGGAACTGCTGCGGATGACCGCACCGGTGCGCGTGCGCAGCGCAATGCAGGATCTCGGCCCGACCTTCGTCAAGCTTGGCCAGGTGCTGGCGACGCGCGTCGACCTGCTGCCGCCGGAATGGATCGCCGAGCTGTCCGAACTGCAGAACGCAGTGCCGGCGTTGCCGTACGCGGAAA contains:
- a CDS encoding CinA family protein; translation: MSIPTDAELNAQSAALGQRLQQASLQLVTAESCSGGWIAKCMTDIAGSSAFFDCGMVVYSYEAKQRLLGVRAQTLEQFGAVSRETVLEMVSGALVNSGAGIAVAVTGIAGPGGGSPDKPVGSVWIGWKRRGGYARAELFQFDGDREAIRRQTVAAALRGIDAQL